The following proteins are encoded in a genomic region of Brachypodium distachyon strain Bd21 chromosome 1, Brachypodium_distachyon_v3.0, whole genome shotgun sequence:
- the LOC100827245 gene encoding protein YABBY 2, whose product MSAQIAPAEHVCYVHCNFCNTILAVSVPSNSMLNIVTVRCGHCTSLLSVNLRGLIQSLPVQDHSQESFRAHNISFRENYSDYGSSSKYRMPMMFSTKSDQEHTLHVRPPEKRQRVPSAYNRFIKEEIRRIKTNNPDISHREAFSTAAKNWAHFPNIHFGLGSNESSKKLDEAIVAPIPQQVQGLY is encoded by the exons ATGTCGGCACAGATCGCGCCGGCGGAGCATGTGTGCTACGTGCACTGCAACTTCTGCAACACAATTCTCGCG GTCAGCGTTCCAAGTAATAGCATGCTGAACATCGTGACTGTCCGTTGTGGGCACTGCACTAGCCTGTTGTCGGTTAACTTGAGAGGATTGATCCAGTCACTCCCTGTGCAAGATCACTCCCAG GAGAGTTTCAGGGCCCACAATATCAGCTTTCGTGAAAACTACTCTGATTATGGTTCATCTTCGAAATACCGGATGCCAATGATGTTCTCAACAAAAAGTGACCAAGAACATACCCTACACGTGCGAC CTCCTGAGAAGAGGCAGCGGGTTCCTTCAGCGTATAACAGATTTATTAA GGAAGAGATACGGAGGATAAAAACAAACAACCCTGACATAAGTCACAGAGAAGCCTTCAGTACTGCAGCAAAGAAT TGGGCGCATTTTCCAAACATTCATTTCGGGCTAGGCTCCAATGAGAGCAGCAAGAAGCTAGACGAGGCC